From the Thermovirga lienii DSM 17291 genome, one window contains:
- a CDS encoding short-chain dehydrogenase/reductase SDR (PFAM: short chain dehydrogenase~COGs: COG1028 Dehydrogenase with different specificities (related to short-chain alcohol dehydrogenase)~InterPro IPR002347: IPR002198: IPR020904~KEGG: ami:Amir_4658 short-chain dehydrogenase/reductase SDR~PFAM: short-chain dehydrogenase/reductase SDR~SPTR: Dehydrogenases with different specificities (Related to short-chain alcohol dehydrogenases)), protein MYANFLKGLFRGVIDVYPDLKGKRVVVTGGASGIGFATAERFILEGCRVAVFDRDEEALEHTKRTLSGLELGIKADVSSEAEVERAFAVLDQAFGGVDILISNAGISVRNKFINIGASQWDKVLSVNLKGMFLCSREAAKRMLDQGKGVILMTASTNGMEGHPLYADYNASKAGVILLTKTLALEFAPIIRVNSVSPGYVLTPMQKAEYTPEMLEEVNKKIPFKRHAQPEEVAALFAFLASSEASYITGANIPIDGGETAGLV, encoded by the coding sequence ATGTATGCAAATTTTTTGAAAGGTTTGTTTCGGGGGGTGATTGATGTGTATCCAGACTTGAAGGGGAAGCGCGTAGTAGTGACAGGAGGCGCAAGCGGGATAGGCTTTGCAACTGCGGAAAGGTTCATCCTTGAGGGGTGCAGGGTTGCTGTGTTCGACAGGGATGAGGAGGCTTTGGAACATACCAAAAGGACATTGTCTGGCTTGGAGTTGGGGATAAAAGCTGATGTTAGCTCTGAAGCTGAGGTTGAAAGAGCTTTCGCGGTTTTGGATCAAGCGTTTGGCGGAGTTGACATCCTAATTTCTAATGCAGGTATAAGCGTAAGGAATAAATTCATCAACATTGGAGCTTCCCAGTGGGACAAGGTTTTGAGCGTAAACCTCAAAGGCATGTTCCTGTGCTCCAGGGAAGCTGCTAAAAGGATGTTGGATCAAGGTAAAGGTGTGATACTAATGACAGCCTCTACTAATGGAATGGAGGGGCATCCTCTGTACGCGGATTACAACGCTTCGAAGGCCGGAGTGATCCTTTTGACAAAGACGCTGGCTTTAGAGTTCGCACCTATCATAAGGGTCAATTCAGTAAGTCCCGGATATGTTCTTACTCCCATGCAGAAGGCTGAATATACGCCTGAGATGTTGGAGGAAGTAAATAAAAAAATACCTTTCAAAAGACATGCACAACCAGAGGAGGTTGCTGCGTTGTTTGCTTTTTTGGCTTCCTCGGAAGCTTCGTACATTACTGGTGCAAATATTCCCATTGATGGGGGAGAAACTGCAGGTTTGGTCTAA
- a CDS encoding transcriptional regulator, GntR family (PFAM: Bacterial regulatory proteins, gntR family; FCD domain~COGs: COG1802 Transcriptional regulators~InterPro IPR000524: IPR003016: IPR011711~KEGG: aco:Amico_1763 transcriptional regulator, GntR family~PFAM: GntR domain protein; regulatory protein GntR HTH~SMART: regulatory protein GntR HTH~SPTR: Transcriptional regulator, GntR family) gives MNNPQVNYETAAEYVYRAIKKDIFTKKLKAGQRLPEAAIAKELQVSRTPVREALRKLANEGLVIITPNAGARLVSPSLQEINDAFELRNYLEQLAIAKAIHKITPLQICRLEEAIEEEERIFERKDLEDYLRINIQFHHIIAEATGNSLLVEYVDNVLSRIYVFMVFYESFFDFDTNPSLDEHRELVKAFKLRDKKLAQKLMEHHILHSAEALKVE, from the coding sequence ATGAACAACCCACAAGTTAATTACGAAACGGCAGCAGAGTATGTTTACAGAGCAATAAAAAAAGACATATTTACAAAGAAGCTAAAGGCAGGCCAGAGACTACCTGAAGCAGCGATAGCAAAAGAGCTGCAAGTGAGCAGAACTCCTGTCAGAGAGGCCCTTAGAAAATTGGCAAACGAGGGATTAGTCATCATAACCCCCAACGCTGGAGCAAGGCTAGTCTCTCCTTCTTTGCAGGAAATAAACGATGCATTCGAACTTCGCAATTATCTCGAACAATTGGCCATAGCCAAGGCCATCCATAAAATAACCCCCCTTCAGATCTGCAGGCTTGAAGAAGCCATAGAGGAAGAAGAGAGAATATTCGAAAGAAAAGATCTTGAAGATTATCTACGAATAAACATACAGTTTCACCATATAATCGCAGAGGCTACGGGTAACAGCTTGCTTGTGGAATACGTGGACAACGTGCTTTCTCGGATCTATGTATTCATGGTCTTTTACGAATCATTTTTTGATTTCGACACAAATCCCAGCCTTGATGAGCATAGAGAGCTAGTGAAAGCTTTCAAGCTCAGGGACAAAAAACTTGCGCAAAAATTGATGGAACACCACATATTACACTCTGCTGAGGCACTTAAGGTCGAATAA
- a CDS encoding glutamine synthetase catalytic region (PFAM: Glutamine synthetase, catalytic domain; Glutamine synthetase type III N terminal~COGs: COG3968 Uncharacterized protein related to glutamine synthetase~InterPro IPR008146~KEGG: aco:Amico_1415 glutamine synthetase catalytic region~PFAM: glutamine synthetase catalytic region~SPTR: Glutamine synthetase catalytic region) has translation MADTRTIKNFATNVFDDRAMLERLPKQIYKKLKSAIEEGNRLEEDVAEVVATAMKEWAISRGATYYTHWFHPRTELTAEKHSSFLSIDTKKGIPLETFSGEDLIQSEPDASSLPSGGMRSTFEARGYTAWDPSSPAFVIPSEKGGTLCIPSVFISNDGTPLDMKTPLLKALTAVENRALKILKIFGNRNVKWVKVTMGPEQEFFLVDAEKSLKRPDILFCGRTLMGVLPPKGQQMEDHYFGSIHPRALSFMEDVAEMMGSLGMVVKTRHNEVAPCQFEFAPQFSEANLAVDQNQILMEQMRRLARQHGLRLLLHEKPFPSINGSGKHMNFSLVDSEGRNLLKPPTNQRKSLQFLTLLSSLLIGVAKYGGLLRASVATPGNMHRLGGNEAPPAIISVYLGDVLTQIMTQIEKGLPDEMPSKGLLDIGLSRLPTIRKENTDRNRTAPLAFTGDKFEFRAPGASQSPAGPLTMILAVWAWGMDQLLGKIESRLGSTDIADAALDAIRWAIVESKNIRFEGNCYSPEWVIEAKRRGLPIAETTYDALRLYLEPEHMELLSSLGIMTEKEIASLFETKIEQYNKTLEIEMTVMESMVWEGVLPAISKQICLEGNALKAIEHLNTNLQEWQEQLGSICEIKNNLLKSIQMLSNIRVKAQEMSSDEQSEFLTNEALPFMEGIRGMCDAAEKTIASEYWPYPRYRELLTLD, from the coding sequence ATGGCAGATACAAGAACCATAAAGAATTTTGCTACTAACGTCTTTGACGATCGAGCAATGCTTGAACGACTTCCCAAGCAAATATACAAAAAACTAAAAAGCGCAATAGAGGAAGGAAATCGCCTGGAAGAAGATGTCGCTGAAGTAGTAGCGACGGCCATGAAGGAGTGGGCTATTTCCAGGGGGGCGACATACTACACTCACTGGTTTCATCCTCGAACTGAACTGACCGCTGAAAAGCATTCGTCCTTCCTGAGCATAGACACCAAAAAAGGCATACCCCTTGAGACTTTCTCAGGAGAGGACTTGATACAAAGTGAACCCGATGCCTCTTCCTTACCTTCGGGGGGAATGAGGTCTACCTTCGAAGCTAGAGGCTATACTGCATGGGATCCTTCAAGCCCTGCGTTCGTCATTCCTTCAGAGAAAGGAGGCACTCTCTGCATACCTTCGGTCTTTATAAGCAACGACGGTACTCCCCTTGATATGAAAACCCCCCTACTCAAAGCACTAACCGCCGTGGAAAACAGAGCTCTCAAAATCCTGAAAATTTTCGGGAATCGAAACGTAAAGTGGGTAAAGGTGACCATGGGACCTGAACAAGAATTTTTTCTCGTTGATGCAGAAAAGAGCTTAAAGAGGCCAGATATCCTCTTTTGCGGCAGGACGCTAATGGGAGTTCTTCCCCCTAAAGGACAACAGATGGAAGATCACTACTTTGGCTCCATTCACCCACGGGCATTATCCTTCATGGAAGATGTGGCTGAAATGATGGGATCCCTGGGAATGGTGGTTAAAACCAGACACAACGAAGTAGCTCCCTGCCAATTCGAGTTCGCCCCCCAATTCTCGGAGGCAAACCTCGCGGTGGATCAAAACCAGATACTAATGGAGCAGATGAGGAGATTAGCTAGACAGCATGGCCTCAGGTTGCTACTCCATGAAAAACCCTTCCCCAGCATAAACGGAAGCGGGAAACACATGAACTTCTCCCTAGTGGACAGCGAAGGCAGAAACTTGCTAAAACCTCCAACGAACCAAAGAAAAAGCCTGCAATTTTTGACCCTGCTGTCCTCACTGCTTATTGGCGTAGCCAAATATGGTGGATTGTTGCGAGCCTCGGTAGCAACGCCGGGTAACATGCATCGCTTAGGAGGAAATGAAGCACCTCCAGCCATAATAAGCGTTTACTTGGGAGATGTCTTGACTCAAATAATGACACAGATAGAAAAAGGCCTTCCAGATGAGATGCCTTCAAAGGGCTTACTGGATATCGGACTAAGCCGACTACCCACTATCAGAAAAGAAAACACCGACAGAAATAGAACCGCCCCCCTGGCTTTCACCGGCGACAAGTTTGAGTTCAGAGCTCCAGGAGCATCCCAGTCTCCAGCGGGCCCCCTTACCATGATCTTGGCAGTATGGGCATGGGGTATGGATCAATTGCTGGGTAAAATCGAATCAAGGCTGGGCTCAACAGACATAGCCGATGCTGCTCTGGACGCAATCCGGTGGGCAATAGTAGAGAGCAAGAACATAAGATTTGAAGGAAACTGCTACTCCCCTGAGTGGGTAATAGAGGCAAAGCGAAGGGGACTACCCATAGCAGAAACAACTTACGATGCCTTGAGGCTTTACCTGGAACCTGAGCACATGGAGCTATTAAGCTCCCTCGGAATAATGACAGAAAAGGAAATAGCGTCTCTTTTTGAGACAAAAATAGAACAATACAACAAAACGCTGGAAATTGAGATGACCGTAATGGAGTCAATGGTCTGGGAAGGGGTCCTTCCTGCCATATCAAAGCAGATATGCTTGGAAGGCAATGCTTTAAAGGCCATAGAACATTTAAACACCAATCTCCAAGAATGGCAGGAGCAACTAGGCAGCATTTGCGAAATCAAAAACAACCTACTGAAATCCATTCAGATGTTATCCAACATCCGGGTCAAAGCTCAAGAGATGTCATCAGACGAGCAGTCGGAATTTTTAACGAACGAAGCTCTTCCTTTCATGGAAGGCATACGGGGCATGTGCGACGCGGCAGAAAAAACCATAGCATCAGAGTACTGGCCCTATCCCCGATATAGGGAACTTCTAACTCTAGACTAA
- a CDS encoding O-antigen polymerase (PFAM: O-Antigen ligase~InterPro IPR007016~KEGG: aco:Amico_1416 O-antigen polymerase~PFAM: O-antigen polymerase~SPTR: O-antigen polymerase) translates to MISAKRAKEPKIENKGKLINSTVLFLCLLVSLTIPNVIFSGAGWYQSLHLMKWAVAFAPIALAAAWAGTNMLLKGKKKLNLEMEPFGVVWLFLILFLTVQPLWAPITSVPTFVREWFFFAALWITYFLTYHDFDNRKLVILLWFGALNAALNVIFAELQYRDLIKDLWFILPTPGKYIGNTGQQNMLGLWVAMMLFSSSFMFLFKRGGKVSQGLQWANIVILFLLSWGLWNTTSRSAILSFVVGFGVLLLTASRLKEHISVEGRVWKRAILLGVILVTTLVGTILYGRGGAFLDKANNMLTQVEEVGKRDSIWATALTMFKMHPLTGVGLGHFKWNYLEAQKEMLKVYPGKEWKFTLWAHNEIFQWFCETGLFGGMVLVALGGWWLWCFARAVLSKKALSLEALWACGLLFLIWFDALWTRPFHRIEDALWMAFAFAIVNREILPKNFQWTKIRRDYMVRALGGAILCFSLLGIFSFGGAMVADKLMVRALRSKDPEVARRLLEEAQEHLMVQDLAEKLIAYHYLEKAKYSGNVEDLVEGINRLQTYFNKEPQSRELYRLIYLYKAFGDKKMLDSLIGYANPSSLDEILK, encoded by the coding sequence TTGATCTCAGCTAAAAGAGCAAAGGAACCCAAGATAGAGAACAAAGGGAAGTTGATAAATAGTACCGTGCTTTTTTTATGTCTTTTGGTTTCTTTGACCATCCCTAACGTTATATTTTCTGGTGCAGGGTGGTATCAGTCGCTACATCTTATGAAATGGGCGGTAGCCTTTGCGCCTATAGCCTTGGCTGCGGCTTGGGCAGGAACCAATATGTTGCTAAAGGGCAAGAAAAAATTGAACTTAGAGATGGAGCCCTTCGGTGTAGTGTGGCTGTTTTTGATCTTGTTTTTGACCGTTCAACCTCTGTGGGCTCCAATAACCTCCGTCCCTACCTTTGTTAGAGAATGGTTTTTCTTTGCTGCTTTGTGGATCACATATTTTTTGACCTATCATGATTTTGATAACAGAAAACTAGTTATCCTGCTTTGGTTCGGTGCTCTGAACGCAGCGTTAAACGTTATTTTTGCTGAGCTGCAATATCGGGACCTTATTAAGGATCTTTGGTTCATATTGCCCACGCCGGGGAAGTATATAGGAAATACAGGGCAGCAGAACATGCTTGGCCTTTGGGTTGCAATGATGCTTTTTTCCTCAAGTTTCATGTTTTTGTTCAAAAGGGGAGGCAAAGTATCACAAGGACTGCAATGGGCTAACATAGTCATTCTTTTCCTTCTGAGTTGGGGGTTGTGGAACACCACCAGCAGATCTGCAATATTGTCTTTCGTGGTAGGTTTTGGCGTTTTGCTGCTGACTGCATCTAGACTTAAAGAGCACATTTCAGTTGAAGGCAGAGTTTGGAAGCGTGCCATCTTGTTGGGGGTGATTTTGGTTACTACCTTGGTTGGTACCATCCTCTATGGAAGGGGAGGAGCCTTCTTGGACAAGGCCAACAACATGCTAACCCAGGTGGAAGAAGTGGGCAAAAGAGACAGCATATGGGCCACCGCCTTGACTATGTTCAAGATGCATCCCCTGACGGGGGTGGGGCTAGGGCACTTTAAGTGGAATTACCTGGAAGCCCAGAAAGAAATGCTCAAGGTCTACCCCGGCAAGGAGTGGAAGTTTACTCTTTGGGCTCACAATGAAATTTTCCAGTGGTTTTGCGAGACGGGCCTGTTTGGAGGAATGGTGCTAGTCGCTCTGGGGGGATGGTGGCTTTGGTGTTTTGCAAGAGCTGTCTTAAGCAAGAAAGCCCTATCCCTTGAGGCTTTGTGGGCCTGCGGATTGCTGTTTCTTATATGGTTTGATGCTTTATGGACAAGACCATTCCATAGAATAGAGGATGCCCTTTGGATGGCCTTTGCATTTGCTATCGTCAACAGGGAGATTTTGCCTAAGAATTTTCAATGGACGAAGATAAGAAGAGATTACATGGTGAGGGCTTTGGGTGGTGCTATTCTCTGTTTCAGCTTGTTGGGGATCTTTTCCTTTGGAGGGGCGATGGTGGCCGACAAGCTAATGGTTCGTGCATTGAGATCCAAGGATCCTGAGGTCGCAAGACGACTCTTGGAAGAGGCCCAAGAGCACCTCATGGTGCAAGATCTTGCTGAAAAGCTGATAGCCTATCACTACCTCGAAAAAGCCAAATATTCAGGCAACGTGGAAGACCTGGTTGAAGGGATAAACAGGTTACAGACTTACTTCAATAAGGAACCTCAGTCGCGGGAGCTTTATCGTTTGATTTATTTATACAAGGCTTTTGGAGACAAAAAGATGCTGGACAGCCTAATTGGCTATGCTAATCCATCCAGCTTGGACGAAATTTTAAAGTAG
- a CDS encoding replicative DNA helicase (PFAM: DnaB-like helicase N terminal domain; DnaB-like helicase C terminal domain~TIGRFAM: replicative DNA helicase~COGs: COG0305 Replicative DNA helicase~InterPro IPR007693: IPR007694: IPR007692~KEGG: aco:Amico_1417 replicative DNA helicase~PFAM: DnaB domain protein helicase domain protein~SPTR: Replicative DNA helicase;~TIGRFAM: replicative DNA helicase) — protein sequence MSDKLFEKVPPHNLEAERAVLGDCLLDADALTLAVDSLRSDDFYDAVHRLIFEIICEMSSKSKAVDPLTVMEELSKKGLLESVGGQAFIAELVDAVPTTANVEHHIRIVKDKAVHRRLIQVGTEIAKMGYAEDKELEEILDDAERAVFEVTQSGNKAFFRKISDVLAPTFKDIEERFHSPAAKVNGVPSGFDDFERITGGFQPGSLNILAARPSMGKTAFALGIALNAAVEHSIPVLIFSLEMSAEQLVLRMLGSRARINIHDLKTGVFHENSWHDLAEAAGELSSAPIFIDDSSVLSTLELRARSRRFKSQYAKDGLGLIIVDYLQLMHLPRRIESKQQEVAEISRSLKAVARELDMPVIALSQLSRAVEQRNEKRPQLSDLRDSGAIEQDADLVILLYRPGYYEAPGSEAEDPTAEVIIAKHRNGPTGTVSLIFQKEYARFVNKAYESY from the coding sequence TTGTCGGATAAACTCTTTGAGAAGGTCCCCCCGCATAATCTCGAAGCGGAAAGGGCGGTTTTGGGCGACTGCTTGCTGGATGCTGATGCCCTCACTTTGGCAGTCGATTCTCTGAGGAGCGACGATTTCTACGATGCAGTTCACAGATTGATTTTCGAGATTATTTGTGAGATGTCGTCCAAGTCCAAGGCAGTGGACCCCTTGACTGTCATGGAGGAATTGTCCAAAAAAGGTCTTCTGGAATCAGTAGGAGGGCAGGCCTTCATAGCGGAACTGGTCGATGCCGTACCTACAACTGCGAATGTGGAACACCACATACGAATCGTGAAAGATAAGGCAGTTCACAGAAGGCTTATTCAGGTAGGAACGGAAATTGCCAAGATGGGGTATGCAGAGGATAAGGAGTTAGAGGAGATCTTGGACGATGCGGAGAGGGCCGTTTTTGAGGTCACCCAAAGTGGTAATAAGGCCTTTTTCAGAAAGATCAGTGACGTTCTTGCTCCTACCTTCAAGGATATAGAGGAACGTTTTCATTCTCCTGCTGCAAAAGTAAACGGTGTTCCTTCAGGATTTGACGACTTTGAGAGGATAACTGGAGGCTTTCAGCCTGGAAGCCTTAATATTTTGGCGGCAAGGCCTTCCATGGGAAAAACGGCTTTTGCCCTTGGTATAGCCCTTAATGCTGCAGTGGAGCACTCCATTCCTGTTTTGATATTTAGTCTTGAGATGAGTGCCGAGCAGCTAGTTTTAAGGATGCTGGGATCAAGAGCCAGGATAAACATACATGATTTGAAGACTGGAGTCTTTCATGAGAACAGTTGGCATGACCTAGCAGAGGCAGCGGGAGAGCTTTCGAGCGCACCCATTTTCATAGATGACAGCTCCGTTCTTTCAACGCTAGAGCTTAGGGCCCGTAGCCGTCGTTTCAAATCCCAGTACGCAAAGGACGGCTTGGGTTTGATAATAGTGGACTACCTCCAGTTGATGCACTTACCCAGGAGAATAGAGAGTAAGCAGCAGGAGGTAGCCGAGATATCTCGTTCGCTGAAAGCTGTAGCCAGAGAACTGGACATGCCGGTGATAGCCCTTTCTCAGCTTTCAAGGGCAGTAGAGCAGAGAAATGAAAAAAGGCCTCAACTTTCGGATCTCAGAGATAGCGGGGCCATAGAGCAGGACGCTGACTTGGTTATACTGCTTTACAGACCAGGTTATTATGAAGCCCCAGGTAGTGAAGCAGAAGATCCTACTGCTGAGGTCATAATAGCCAAGCACAGGAACGGACCTACCGGAACGGTAAGCCTGATTTTCCAGAAAGAGTACGCAAGGTTCGTAAACAAGGCTTACGAGTCCTATTAG
- a CDS encoding ribosomal protein L9 (PFAM: Ribosomal protein L9, N-terminal domain; Ribosomal protein L9, C-terminal domain~TIGRFAM: ribosomal protein L9~COGs: COG0359 Ribosomal protein L9~InterPro IPR020070: IPR020069: IPR020594~KEGG: aco:Amico_1418 ribosomal protein L9~PFAM: Ribosomal protein L9-like~SPTR: 50S ribosomal protein L9;~TIGRFAM: ribosomal protein L9), with protein sequence MKCILLSDVSKLGKKGELIEVSDGYARNYLIPRGLAEEATPAKLAEWKQKQKSMEIREKKLKEEALALQKKLNGKVVKIALSAGERGKLFGSVTTAHLAKALEEQLGVKISKKDIKIEGAVKETGEHPFVVKLYPGVEAQMTMLVEAE encoded by the coding sequence ATGAAGTGCATCTTGTTGTCAGATGTTTCAAAGTTGGGAAAAAAAGGAGAGCTTATAGAGGTTTCTGATGGTTACGCCAGGAACTATTTGATACCTAGGGGCCTCGCCGAAGAGGCAACTCCCGCGAAACTGGCAGAGTGGAAACAAAAGCAAAAATCCATGGAGATAAGGGAAAAAAAGCTCAAAGAAGAGGCCCTTGCCCTTCAGAAAAAGCTGAACGGCAAGGTTGTAAAGATTGCTTTAAGTGCTGGAGAAAGGGGCAAGTTGTTTGGCAGTGTTACAACAGCTCATTTGGCAAAGGCTTTGGAAGAACAATTGGGTGTCAAGATAAGCAAAAAAGATATAAAGATCGAGGGAGCGGTAAAAGAAACTGGAGAGCATCCCTTTGTGGTTAAACTTTATCCCGGAGTGGAAGCTCAAATGACCATGCTTGTGGAGGCTGAATAA
- a CDS encoding Protein of unknown function DUF2232, membrane (PFAM: Predicted membrane protein (DUF2232)~COGs: COG4241 membrane protein~InterPro IPR018710~KEGG: aco:Amico_1419 protein of unknown function DUF2232, membrane~PFAM: Protein of unknown function DUF2232, membrane~SPTR: Putative uncharacterized protein) yields the protein MNKPREIVESALLVALAVALFLASYVLPVVGMVFAFLCPAPLVVLGLRHSLTRAFLGLGVASILVTLFAGISGALFFVLSFGILGVGLGYLSRRYKNSIEIILYGVLISLGGKLVLMVILAKLTGVNPFDVRPDEMMAVIDKVASIYKEMGMSKETLNTARSQMEATISMIPKIFPALLIMASAVDCFLSYVISRTVLYRLGSNELPPIRPFARWSFPKSVFWVFILSGVLSFMGLSGTFPEIFLRIGLNLRLLSSGLLMLQGLSVFWFYLSYKNVKKVIRWILVGMVMLFPLLTQIALILGIIDMWLDLRSRIGR from the coding sequence ATGAATAAACCTAGAGAAATTGTAGAGTCTGCTTTGCTTGTTGCCCTTGCCGTGGCTCTTTTTTTGGCAAGCTATGTCCTTCCAGTAGTTGGTATGGTCTTTGCTTTTTTATGTCCAGCACCTTTGGTGGTTTTAGGTTTGCGCCACAGCTTGACCAGAGCCTTTCTTGGCTTGGGGGTTGCTTCAATCCTCGTTACCCTATTTGCTGGCATAAGCGGCGCTTTGTTTTTTGTCTTAAGTTTCGGTATTTTGGGTGTGGGATTAGGTTACCTATCCAGACGATACAAAAATTCCATTGAGATAATTTTGTACGGAGTTTTGATATCTCTTGGAGGCAAACTTGTACTAATGGTCATCTTGGCCAAGTTGACGGGTGTTAATCCCTTTGATGTGCGCCCTGATGAAATGATGGCTGTAATAGATAAAGTGGCTTCCATTTATAAGGAGATGGGGATGTCTAAAGAGACCTTGAATACGGCAAGATCCCAGATGGAAGCGACTATATCAATGATCCCCAAAATATTTCCTGCTTTACTAATAATGGCTTCGGCAGTGGACTGTTTTTTGAGTTATGTCATAAGCAGGACGGTGCTATACAGGTTGGGCAGCAATGAACTGCCTCCTATAAGGCCGTTTGCAAGATGGTCCTTCCCCAAGAGCGTTTTTTGGGTTTTTATACTTTCTGGTGTTTTGAGTTTTATGGGACTAAGTGGCACTTTCCCGGAGATTTTTTTGCGGATAGGGTTAAACCTGAGGCTCCTTTCCAGTGGCCTTTTAATGCTGCAGGGGTTGTCGGTTTTTTGGTTTTATCTTTCCTACAAGAATGTCAAGAAGGTTATAAGGTGGATTCTTGTTGGAATGGTAATGTTGTTTCCGTTATTGACTCAAATAGCCCTAATTTTGGGTATTATAGATATGTGGCTTGATTTGAGATCTAGAATAGGGAGGTAG
- a CDS encoding SSU ribosomal protein S18P (PFAM: Ribosomal protein S18~TIGRFAM: ribosomal protein S18~COGs: COG0238 Ribosomal protein S18~InterPro IPR001648: IPR018275~KEGG: tai:Taci_0652 ribosomal protein S18~PFAM: ribosomal protein S18~SPTR: 30S ribosomal protein S18;~TIGRFAM: ribosomal protein S18), with translation MAYPQGNKRRRKRPKVCFFCVDKVEKVDYKDVDKLRKYMSDRGKIIPRRVTGTCAKHQRQVTTAIKRARFMALLPYIAD, from the coding sequence ATGGCCTATCCTCAAGGTAATAAAAGGAGACGGAAGCGACCTAAGGTATGTTTCTTTTGTGTGGACAAAGTAGAAAAGGTCGATTATAAAGATGTTGATAAGCTGAGAAAGTACATGAGCGACAGGGGTAAGATTATCCCCCGTAGGGTTACGGGAACCTGCGCCAAACATCAGAGACAGGTTACCACTGCTATAAAACGTGCAAGGTTCATGGCGCTTTTGCCCTACATAGCTGATTAG